The proteins below are encoded in one region of Alistipes indistinctus YIT 12060:
- a CDS encoding anaerobic C4-dicarboxylate transporter family protein, whose amino-acid sequence MLLQFFFVLVAIILGARLGGIGLGVMGGIGLGVLTFIFGLQPTSPPIDVMLMIVAVIAAAGCMQAAGGLDLMVRQAEKLLRRNPSRITLLSPLVTYLFTFVAGTGHVAYSVLPVIAEVARETKIRPERPMAIAVIASQQAITASPISAATVALLSMLTGYHLSLLDILMISIPSTIVGVLLGALYSLRVGRDLEVDPEYLRRLEAGEFDEAVKGAEALKSPWKAAVSVGIFVLATVLIVLFGSIEELRRNGDTMLQMPSVIEILMLSAAALILLITRTNGIKAAQGSVFSAGMQAVVAIFGIAWMGDTFLNGNMTELRASIEGVVTSMPWLFGIALFVMSILLYSQAATVRALMPLGIALGISPWMLVALFPAVNGYFFIPNYPTVVAAINFDRTGTTRIGKYVLNHSFMMPGLIATIGAMLTGLLLIQFLGR is encoded by the coding sequence ATGTTGCTGCAATTCTTTTTTGTTTTGGTCGCGATCATCCTCGGTGCACGCCTCGGCGGTATCGGCCTCGGTGTAATGGGAGGCATCGGATTGGGTGTCCTTACTTTCATATTCGGACTGCAACCGACTTCTCCGCCGATCGATGTGATGCTGATGATCGTAGCGGTCATCGCGGCGGCAGGATGTATGCAGGCGGCCGGGGGGCTCGACCTGATGGTACGGCAGGCGGAGAAACTGTTGCGCCGCAATCCTTCCCGGATTACGCTGCTCAGTCCGCTGGTGACTTACCTGTTTACTTTCGTAGCCGGAACCGGCCATGTGGCCTATTCGGTACTGCCGGTGATCGCCGAAGTGGCACGCGAAACGAAGATTCGTCCGGAACGCCCGATGGCCATTGCCGTCATCGCTTCGCAGCAGGCTATTACCGCGAGTCCGATTTCGGCGGCGACGGTTGCGCTGTTGAGCATGCTGACCGGTTACCACCTCTCTTTGCTCGATATCTTGATGATCAGTATACCTTCGACGATCGTAGGGGTGCTGCTCGGCGCACTTTATTCGCTGCGTGTGGGCAGGGATCTCGAAGTGGACCCCGAATACCTGCGCCGGTTGGAAGCGGGAGAGTTCGATGAGGCGGTTAAAGGAGCCGAGGCGCTGAAATCTCCATGGAAAGCGGCCGTGTCGGTGGGTATTTTCGTGTTGGCCACGGTGCTGATCGTGCTGTTCGGTTCCATCGAGGAGCTGCGCCGCAACGGGGATACGATGTTGCAGATGCCGTCGGTGATCGAGATATTGATGTTGTCCGCGGCGGCGTTGATCCTGTTGATTACCCGTACGAACGGGATCAAGGCAGCGCAGGGATCGGTCTTTTCTGCCGGTATGCAGGCGGTGGTGGCGATTTTCGGTATCGCCTGGATGGGCGATACGTTTCTCAACGGCAATATGACCGAACTGCGCGCTTCGATCGAAGGCGTGGTCACCTCTATGCCGTGGCTTTTCGGAATAGCTCTTTTCGTGATGTCGATCCTGCTTTACAGCCAGGCGGCCACCGTGCGGGCTTTGATGCCGCTGGGCATTGCGCTGGGTATTTCACCGTGGATGCTGGTGGCGTTGTTTCCTGCCGTGAACGGTTATTTTTTCATTCCGAATTATCCGACCGTCGTCGCCGCGATCAATTTCGACCGCACCGGTACCACCCGGATCGGCAAATACGTGCTGAATCATTCGTTCATGATGCCGGGGTTGATCGCAACGATCGGGGCCATGTTGACCGGCCTGTTGCTGATCCAGTTTTTGGGACGGTAA
- a CDS encoding TonB-dependent receptor plug domain-containing protein, producing MKKALLCTVLFLSGVTGRGFCTPGNEDAVPRKDTLSVEMQDVVVTATRTPLTLKQTPVITRIITARDLESRGVATIQEALENELAGVEFHQAGYGSSLSFQGLDARYVLFLVDGERMAGETYGNVDYARLPIANIERIEIVRGASSVLYGSNAMGAIVNIITKMPKQRVEVNASMRYGTPYQKNGDETLGGTNTDRDIHTYRNKLDLPNLKGDLSVGFNTGKLKSLTTFSYRSVDAYKLVGTKDEVRHYAAGELKKMTPKMVPVIGPGGNVVGMRPEMDPSTGMPVFVVGSTNLNDTTVIVPPDDRGLSVSGWRDINVGQRFDYVLSEKFRFELSGNYFNKHRYDFNGSILDENPLSNNSKPWTFESYEGYNVKALMEHSPNENNKVYLSFIRDEYFRRQDSLSGVTLPKQNHIYNMPRLLWTLKAGEYNRLTTGLELINEQLHFDLNPLGYDDLKSMNTGSLYVQDEIRTQKALSFTVGVRADWNNRFGWHVTPKASIKYNIGKFTIRGNYANGYRNPSLKELYMEFQVPMQGQTYIRGNANLKPETNHYLSLAGEFTTSGFNMSATLYNSYFRNKIDVRGHMEETKTILQYENVRRSEMGGLELLARWRICKGLFVRADYNYLFQIDDASQESTQYIYPSPHTATFQADYSFSASPGCRINLNATLRYVGAKTYEDFMPIVNLSGMGSGSMKDLKFWMGSYSARQQGYVICNAAVNFDFKDMFGLSLGVDNIGNYRPKVVNFNSATTPRRNMFVRISYAFASKR from the coding sequence ATGAAAAAGGCGTTGTTGTGTACCGTACTGTTCCTGTCAGGTGTAACCGGCCGTGGATTTTGTACTCCGGGAAATGAAGACGCGGTCCCGCGAAAAGACACGCTCTCGGTCGAAATGCAGGACGTCGTGGTCACAGCCACCCGTACTCCGCTGACACTCAAACAAACCCCCGTCATCACACGTATCATCACAGCGCGCGACCTCGAGAGCCGGGGCGTGGCGACGATCCAGGAGGCGCTCGAAAACGAACTGGCAGGCGTCGAGTTCCATCAGGCGGGTTACGGTTCGTCGCTCTCTTTCCAGGGGCTCGATGCGCGCTATGTCCTGTTTCTGGTGGACGGGGAACGCATGGCCGGAGAGACGTACGGCAATGTCGATTACGCCCGCCTTCCCATCGCGAACATCGAACGGATCGAAATCGTGCGCGGTGCCTCGTCGGTGCTTTACGGCTCGAACGCGATGGGGGCTATCGTGAACATCATTACCAAAATGCCCAAGCAACGCGTCGAAGTGAACGCATCGATGCGTTACGGCACGCCCTATCAGAAAAACGGGGACGAAACGCTCGGGGGCACGAATACCGACCGCGACATCCACACCTACCGCAATAAACTCGACCTACCCAACCTAAAAGGGGACCTCTCGGTCGGCTTCAACACCGGGAAACTCAAATCGCTCACCACTTTTTCATACCGCAGCGTAGATGCCTACAAGCTCGTCGGCACCAAAGACGAGGTGCGCCATTACGCAGCCGGGGAACTCAAAAAAATGACCCCGAAGATGGTTCCGGTGATCGGCCCGGGCGGCAACGTGGTCGGCATGCGCCCCGAAATGGATCCTTCCACGGGCATGCCGGTCTTTGTGGTGGGGAGCACCAACCTGAACGACACGACCGTCATCGTGCCGCCCGACGACCGCGGGCTCAGCGTCAGCGGCTGGCGGGACATCAACGTGGGGCAGCGGTTCGACTATGTGCTCTCCGAAAAGTTCCGTTTCGAACTTTCCGGCAACTATTTCAACAAGCACCGCTACGACTTCAACGGCAGCATCCTCGACGAGAACCCGTTGTCGAACAACAGCAAACCGTGGACCTTCGAATCCTACGAGGGGTACAACGTCAAGGCGCTGATGGAGCACTCGCCCAACGAGAACAACAAGGTTTACCTTTCTTTCATCCGCGACGAATATTTCCGCCGGCAGGACAGCCTCAGCGGCGTAACGCTACCCAAGCAGAACCACATCTACAACATGCCGCGACTACTGTGGACGCTCAAAGCCGGGGAATACAACCGGCTCACCACAGGGCTCGAGTTGATCAACGAACAGTTGCATTTCGACCTGAATCCGCTCGGATACGACGACCTGAAAAGCATGAACACAGGTTCGCTGTACGTGCAGGACGAAATCCGCACGCAAAAAGCCCTGAGCTTCACGGTAGGAGTCCGCGCCGACTGGAACAACCGCTTCGGCTGGCACGTCACGCCCAAAGCGTCGATCAAATACAACATCGGCAAGTTCACAATCCGGGGCAATTACGCCAACGGCTACCGCAACCCGTCGCTCAAAGAGCTCTACATGGAGTTCCAGGTGCCGATGCAAGGCCAGACCTACATCCGGGGCAACGCAAACCTCAAGCCGGAAACGAACCACTACCTGTCGCTGGCCGGAGAGTTCACCACCAGCGGGTTCAACATGTCGGCCACCCTGTACAACAGCTACTTCCGCAACAAGATCGATGTGCGCGGCCACATGGAAGAGACCAAAACGATCCTGCAATACGAGAATGTCCGCCGCAGCGAAATGGGAGGGCTCGAACTGCTCGCCCGTTGGCGCATTTGCAAAGGATTGTTCGTCCGGGCCGATTACAACTACCTGTTCCAGATCGACGACGCGTCTCAGGAATCGACACAGTATATCTACCCCAGTCCGCACACGGCGACATTCCAGGCCGATTACAGTTTCTCGGCCAGCCCCGGCTGCCGCATCAACCTCAACGCCACGCTGCGTTACGTAGGCGCGAAAACCTATGAGGACTTCATGCCGATCGTCAACCTGAGCGGCATGGGCAGCGGCTCGATGAAAGACCTCAAATTCTGGATGGGTTCCTATTCGGCCCGTCAGCAAGGATATGTAATCTGTAATGCCGCGGTCAATTTCGACTTCAAGGACATGTTCGGACTCTCCCTTGGCGTCGACAATATCGGCAACTACCGGCCCAAAGTGGTGAACTTCAACTCTGCCACCACGCCGCGCCGCAACATGTTCGTACGCATTAGCTACGCATTCGCCTCGAAGCGGTAA
- a CDS encoding peptide chain release factor 3, with protein MDLQQEIARRRTFAIISHPDAGKTTLTEKLLLFGGAIHVAGAVKSNKIKKGATSDFMEIERQRGISVATSVMGFEYKDCKINILDTPGHEDFAEDTYRTLTAVDSVIIVVDGAKGVETQTRKLMEVCRMRKTPVMVFINKLDRPCKDPFDLLDEIEAELKIKVRPLAWPISTGPTFKGVYDLYADRLSLFFTEDKQRAEGVELDVKLDDPAIDQYIAPFTKHLRDDLELVEGVYPEFDLDSYRRGEVAPVFFGSALNNFGVRELLDCFIRIAPSPGVSHTEQRDIRPDEPKLTGFIFKIHANMDPNHRDRIAFLKICSGVFERNKSYLHVPSGKGMKFAAPTAFMAEKKSVIDEAFPGDIVGLHDTGNFKIGDTFTEGEKLRFTGIPSFSPELFRYIENADPMKFKQLAKGVDQLMDEGVAQLFTSKMNGRKIIGTVGALQFEVIEYRLEHEYGAKCRYEPIQIHKACWIESDNREQLEDFRKRKYNNMALDKRGREVFLADTSYALSLAMEKFPDIKFHFTSEF; from the coding sequence ATGGACTTACAACAGGAAATCGCGCGTCGGCGCACATTCGCCATCATCAGCCACCCGGATGCGGGTAAAACCACCCTGACCGAGAAACTGCTGCTTTTCGGCGGCGCGATTCACGTGGCCGGAGCCGTCAAGTCGAACAAGATCAAGAAGGGAGCCACTTCTGACTTTATGGAGATCGAGCGGCAGAGGGGTATTTCGGTCGCAACCTCGGTGATGGGTTTCGAGTATAAGGATTGCAAGATCAATATCCTCGATACGCCGGGGCACGAGGATTTTGCCGAAGACACCTACCGCACGCTGACGGCGGTCGATAGCGTGATCATCGTGGTCGACGGTGCGAAAGGTGTCGAAACCCAGACGCGTAAGCTGATGGAGGTTTGCCGTATGCGCAAGACCCCGGTGATGGTTTTCATCAATAAACTCGACCGTCCGTGCAAGGATCCGTTCGACCTGCTCGACGAGATCGAGGCCGAACTGAAGATCAAAGTACGTCCGCTGGCGTGGCCGATCAGCACCGGTCCCACGTTTAAAGGTGTTTACGACCTCTATGCCGATCGGTTGTCGCTGTTTTTCACCGAAGACAAGCAGCGTGCCGAAGGGGTGGAGCTGGACGTTAAACTGGACGATCCGGCCATCGATCAATATATCGCACCTTTTACCAAGCACCTGCGCGACGACCTGGAGCTGGTCGAAGGGGTTTACCCGGAGTTCGATCTGGACAGTTACCGTCGCGGCGAAGTGGCTCCGGTCTTTTTCGGCAGTGCGCTTAACAATTTCGGCGTGCGCGAATTGCTCGACTGTTTCATCCGCATTGCCCCGTCGCCCGGGGTGAGCCATACCGAGCAGCGGGATATCCGCCCCGACGAACCGAAACTGACCGGTTTCATCTTCAAGATTCATGCGAACATGGATCCGAACCACCGTGACCGCATCGCATTCCTGAAAATCTGTTCAGGCGTTTTTGAACGCAATAAGTCCTACTTGCATGTTCCGTCGGGCAAGGGAATGAAATTCGCCGCGCCGACCGCGTTCATGGCTGAGAAAAAATCTGTGATCGACGAAGCTTTCCCCGGTGATATCGTCGGTTTGCACGATACGGGAAACTTCAAGATCGGCGATACGTTCACCGAAGGCGAAAAGCTCCGTTTTACCGGTATTCCCAGTTTCTCGCCCGAATTGTTCCGCTATATCGAAAACGCCGATCCGATGAAATTCAAACAGTTGGCCAAAGGCGTCGACCAGTTGATGGACGAGGGTGTCGCACAGTTGTTTACCAGCAAGATGAACGGCCGCAAGATCATCGGCACGGTGGGCGCGTTACAGTTCGAGGTGATCGAGTACCGTTTGGAACACGAATACGGTGCGAAATGCCGTTACGAACCGATCCAAATCCACAAGGCGTGCTGGATCGAGTCCGACAACCGCGAACAGTTGGAGGATTTCCGTAAGCGCAAGTACAACAATATGGCGTTAGACAAGCGCGGACGCGAGGTATTCCTGGCCGATACTTCCTATGCGCTGTCCCTGGCAATGGAAAAATTTCCCGACATCAAATTCCATTTTACGTCCGAGTTTTAG
- a CDS encoding Ppx/GppA phosphatase family protein, producing the protein MLESKLNFAAIDIGSNAVRLLIKGIRPGETVDEMTKCVLLRIPLRLGEDAFGNGRISQEKQKRLMRTIKSFRLLMKVFDVVSYRACATSAMRDASNGGRIADRIYAKTGIRIEIIDGVEEARIVYDSHIGDLLESEGCYIYVDVGGGSTEVSLIHDGELHSSRSYDIGTVRMLSGKVREQSWEALRSDMDALRDAYPGLQIIGSGGNINKLYSLSGKKSDGQLPVATLQKLYNRLKLLDPEQRMEQFRLNPDRADVIVPAAEIFLTIARHVEAATIFVPTIGIIDGLTHTLCADYLRNHSA; encoded by the coding sequence ATGCTGGAAAGTAAACTCAATTTTGCTGCGATCGATATCGGATCGAATGCCGTACGGTTGCTGATCAAGGGGATACGCCCCGGCGAAACTGTCGATGAAATGACCAAGTGCGTGCTGTTGCGCATCCCCCTGCGATTGGGCGAGGATGCGTTCGGCAACGGCCGGATCTCACAGGAGAAACAGAAGCGGCTGATGCGGACGATCAAATCGTTCCGGTTGCTGATGAAAGTTTTCGATGTAGTCAGTTACCGGGCCTGCGCGACCTCGGCCATGCGCGATGCTTCGAACGGCGGCCGCATTGCCGACCGGATTTACGCGAAAACCGGCATCCGCATCGAAATTATCGACGGTGTGGAAGAGGCGCGGATCGTTTACGACAGCCATATCGGCGACCTGCTCGAAAGCGAAGGGTGTTACATTTATGTCGATGTGGGGGGCGGCAGCACCGAAGTGAGCCTGATTCACGACGGCGAGTTGCATAGCTCCCGTTCTTACGATATCGGCACGGTGCGTATGCTCAGCGGGAAGGTCAGGGAACAGAGCTGGGAGGCGTTGCGCAGCGATATGGACGCGCTCCGCGATGCGTATCCCGGCCTGCAGATCATCGGTTCGGGCGGCAATATCAATAAACTGTACAGCCTGTCCGGGAAAAAATCCGACGGACAGTTGCCGGTAGCGACGCTCCAAAAACTGTACAACCGGCTCAAACTGCTCGATCCGGAGCAGCGCATGGAGCAATTCCGGCTCAATCCCGACCGGGCGGACGTGATCGTCCCTGCGGCTGAGATTTTTCTGACGATCGCCCGGCACGTCGAAGCTGCGACGATCTTCGTACCGACGATCGGGATCATCGACGGATTGACCCACACCCTTTGCGCCGACTATCTCCGGAATCATTCGGCCTGA
- a CDS encoding regulatory protein RecX, translating to MAKLTKRISGNETAFPRREKAAKTPEQAFRLLMNLCAKSEKCTSDARKALYRWGVDPSAHESIIRKLTEQKFIDDTRYAAAYVREKATLSRWGSYKIRSGLRTKQISEETIAEAVAQLDAHDMSGKLEEQLRRKMRTVKAKNSYDLRTKLLRYGAGLGFDFSEVNDLVERLVQHTDSVSDDF from the coding sequence ATGGCGAAATTGACGAAACGTATCTCCGGCAACGAAACCGCCTTTCCCCGGCGGGAGAAAGCCGCGAAAACCCCGGAACAGGCGTTCCGGCTGCTGATGAATTTGTGTGCGAAGAGTGAGAAATGCACCTCGGATGCCCGGAAGGCGCTTTACCGCTGGGGAGTCGACCCTTCTGCGCACGAAAGCATTATTCGGAAGCTGACCGAGCAGAAATTCATCGACGATACCCGCTACGCCGCCGCCTACGTGCGTGAAAAAGCGACGCTGAGCCGCTGGGGCAGTTACAAAATCCGCTCGGGGCTGCGCACGAAACAGATCAGCGAGGAGACCATCGCCGAGGCCGTCGCACAACTCGACGCACACGACATGAGCGGTAAACTCGAAGAACAACTTCGCCGCAAAATGCGCACCGTCAAAGCTAAAAACAGTTACGACCTGCGCACCAAACTCCTGCGTTACGGAGCGGGCTTGGGCTTCGATTTCAGCGAGGTAAACGATTTGGTCGAACGACTGGTCCAGCATACGGACTCTGTCAGCGACGACTTTTAG
- a CDS encoding potassium channel family protein codes for MKQQNTPSGTPVQSVSPPPSPASRHSVKHSRVMLGIRDGLNILVLLGSVLVIAALSFETFHDAAQNYYHAYLQIQLWVCLIFMSDFLFRFYLSERKWHYLWHNLIFLLVSIPYLNIADHSQTPLTQEAYYIFKLMPLVRGGYGLAVMVGWITRSRVTNLLVSYVVTLLALIYFSTLIFYQLEHGPNPNVTNYGSAVWWAFMNVTTVGANIFAVTPMGKVLTVVLAASGMMMFPIFTVYITTKFQSHFKAQNALHERAGHEGSPDPDEPDEESAAS; via the coding sequence ATGAAGCAACAGAATACCCCGTCCGGCACTCCCGTCCAATCCGTATCGCCGCCTCCTTCCCCCGCATCACGGCATTCCGTGAAACACAGCCGTGTAATGCTCGGCATCCGCGACGGATTAAATATTCTGGTCTTGCTGGGCAGTGTGCTGGTCATCGCCGCCCTGTCGTTCGAAACCTTCCACGATGCGGCACAAAACTATTACCACGCCTACCTGCAAATTCAACTGTGGGTCTGCCTGATCTTCATGAGCGATTTCCTCTTCCGTTTCTACCTCAGCGAACGGAAATGGCACTACCTGTGGCACAACCTCATCTTCCTGCTCGTTTCGATCCCCTACCTGAACATCGCCGACCACAGCCAGACGCCGCTTACGCAAGAGGCCTACTATATTTTCAAGCTGATGCCGCTGGTTCGGGGAGGGTACGGACTGGCCGTGATGGTGGGTTGGATCACACGCAGCCGGGTTACCAACCTGCTGGTTTCGTATGTCGTGACCCTGCTCGCGCTGATCTACTTCTCCACCCTGATCTTCTACCAGCTGGAACACGGACCGAACCCCAATGTGACCAACTACGGCTCTGCGGTGTGGTGGGCTTTCATGAACGTCACCACAGTGGGAGCCAACATATTCGCCGTTACGCCGATGGGCAAAGTGCTCACGGTGGTACTGGCCGCATCGGGCATGATGATGTTTCCGATCTTCACGGTTTACATCACTACCAAGTTCCAATCCCACTTCAAAGCGCAGAACGCCCTGCACGAACGGGCTGGACACGAAGGATCGCCCGATCCGGATGAACCGGACGAAGAGAGCGCCGCATCTTAA
- the nadB gene encoding L-aspartate oxidase, with product MNIETDFLVIGSGIAGLSYALKAAEVGKVVIVTKGEMNECNTDYAQGGIASVMYDPDTFEKHIRDTLVCGAGICDRAAVEQVVTRAPEVIKQLIAWGVKFDKEGTGRYELAREGGHSEHRILHHKDITGHEIERALMRKVKRHHNIEILEHHFAVDILTQHHLGKLVRKSTPDITCFGAYVLNLKKHEIYTVLSKITVLATGGVGNIYHTTTNPSVATGDGIAMVHRAKGIVENMEFIQFHPTSLYNPGERPSFLISEAMRGFGGILRLQNGKEFMHKYHPMGSLAPRDVVARGIDHELKISGEEFVYLDITHKDPREVTDHFPNIYKKCLSVGIDLTKDMIPVVPAAHYCCGGVKVDLNGQSSIRRLYALGETSSSGLHGGNRLASNSLMEAAVYADAAVRHSIGRIDGIELQRDIPAWDYEGTTMPEEMALITQNYKEMQQIMSNYVGIVRSNLRLERAKRRLEIIFKETEELYSKLTLSQDLCELRNMIAVGYLIIKHAEALHQSIGLHYSTDYPPARSNDNNG from the coding sequence ATGAACATCGAAACGGATTTTCTGGTTATCGGCAGTGGGATAGCCGGTCTCAGTTACGCGCTCAAGGCGGCTGAAGTAGGCAAGGTGGTGATCGTCACCAAAGGCGAAATGAACGAGTGCAACACGGATTACGCCCAGGGAGGGATCGCCTCGGTGATGTACGATCCCGATACGTTCGAGAAACATATCCGGGACACATTGGTTTGCGGTGCGGGGATTTGCGACCGTGCGGCGGTCGAGCAGGTGGTGACCCGTGCGCCGGAGGTGATCAAGCAGCTGATCGCGTGGGGAGTCAAGTTCGACAAGGAAGGCACCGGACGCTATGAACTGGCCCGTGAAGGCGGCCACAGCGAACACCGTATCCTGCACCACAAGGATATCACCGGCCATGAGATCGAGCGGGCGCTGATGCGCAAGGTGAAACGGCACCACAACATAGAGATTCTCGAGCACCATTTTGCCGTCGATATCCTCACGCAGCACCATCTGGGTAAATTGGTCCGGAAGAGTACGCCCGACATTACCTGTTTCGGCGCATATGTCCTGAACCTGAAAAAACACGAAATTTACACGGTACTTTCGAAAATCACCGTGCTGGCTACCGGCGGGGTAGGCAACATCTACCACACGACGACCAATCCTTCAGTGGCTACCGGCGACGGCATCGCGATGGTGCACCGGGCGAAGGGTATCGTCGAAAACATGGAGTTCATCCAGTTTCATCCGACGTCGCTCTATAATCCGGGGGAGCGTCCGTCATTCCTGATCAGCGAGGCGATGCGCGGTTTCGGCGGCATCCTGCGGCTGCAGAACGGCAAGGAGTTCATGCACAAATACCACCCGATGGGCTCGCTCGCGCCGCGCGACGTCGTAGCCCGCGGCATCGACCACGAACTGAAGATTTCGGGCGAGGAGTTCGTGTACCTTGATATTACGCACAAGGATCCCCGCGAGGTGACAGACCATTTCCCGAATATCTACAAGAAATGCCTTTCGGTGGGTATCGACCTGACCAAGGATATGATTCCGGTAGTGCCCGCAGCGCATTATTGCTGCGGCGGCGTGAAAGTCGACCTGAACGGGCAGTCGTCAATCCGGCGGCTGTACGCGTTGGGCGAAACCTCTTCCTCCGGATTGCACGGCGGTAACCGCCTCGCCTCCAACTCGCTGATGGAAGCGGCCGTTTATGCCGACGCTGCGGTACGCCATTCGATCGGCAGGATCGACGGCATAGAACTGCAGCGCGATATCCCGGCGTGGGATTACGAGGGGACGACGATGCCTGAGGAGATGGCGCTCATTACGCAGAATTACAAGGAGATGCAGCAGATTATGAGCAATTATGTGGGTATTGTCCGCTCGAACCTGCGGCTCGAACGTGCCAAACGCCGGCTGGAGATTATCTTCAAGGAGACCGAAGAACTCTATTCGAAGCTGACGCTGAGCCAGGACCTTTGCGAACTGCGCAACATGATCGCCGTGGGCTACCTCATAATCAAGCATGCCGAGGCTTTGCACCAGAGCATCGGACTGCACTATTCGACCGACTATCCGCCCGCGAGGTCGAATGACAACAATGGATAA
- a CDS encoding glycoside hydrolase family 25 protein — MRIPDTSLKILLLLTVSLLAVACTRTADDFEVWGLDVSRHQKDVDWEKVLQHEQPHFVFIKATEGTLIVDPTYAKHRAELESAGVLWGAYHFFGHRTPGKEQARNFIKTARLKRGNILPVLDIEWHRFMKDPKRSAREAKNFCREIKHYYGVNPIIYCSTNFYEKYLADTFPEDEYVLWIADYRECPTLRWQLWQHTDSHRIPGIPGKVDRNVFSGSAEEFKKLIL; from the coding sequence ATGCGCATTCCGGATACTTCCCTTAAAATATTGTTGTTGTTGACCGTATCGTTACTGGCAGTCGCGTGTACGCGCACGGCCGACGATTTCGAGGTGTGGGGGCTCGATGTTTCGCGGCACCAGAAAGATGTCGACTGGGAGAAGGTGTTGCAGCATGAACAGCCGCATTTCGTCTTTATCAAGGCCACTGAAGGAACCCTGATCGTCGATCCGACTTATGCGAAGCACCGCGCCGAACTGGAAAGTGCCGGTGTCCTGTGGGGGGCCTATCATTTTTTCGGGCATCGCACGCCCGGCAAGGAGCAGGCGCGTAATTTCATCAAAACGGCCCGGCTCAAAAGGGGCAACATCCTGCCGGTGCTCGACATCGAGTGGCACCGCTTTATGAAGGATCCGAAACGTTCGGCCCGCGAGGCGAAGAATTTCTGCCGCGAGATCAAGCACTATTACGGTGTCAACCCGATCATCTATTGCTCGACCAATTTTTACGAAAAATACCTGGCGGACACCTTTCCCGAAGACGAATACGTACTGTGGATCGCAGATTACCGGGAGTGTCCCACCCTGCGGTGGCAGCTCTGGCAGCACACCGATTCGCACCGGATTCCGGGCATCCCGGGCAAGGTTGACCGCAACGTATTTTCAGGCAGTGCCGAAGAGTTTAAAAAGCTGATATTGTAA